The Pseudomonadota bacterium genomic sequence ATGGCTGGAGGTCAGCGGCTTGAAAGCGATGATTGGCAGGCGGCAGCGTGCCACGAGCGCTGGCCACACGTCCTCGCGCAGGACGAAGTTGTCGAAGGCGGTGCGGTCGTGCTCGGGGTAGTACGACACCTGGCTGCTGCGAGCGAGGCAGTCCCCGAGCATCGTCGTGCCACTACGTTGCGCGCCCACGATAAACACCGGCGCCGCGGCCCCCGGCGGGCGCGGATGGGTGAGTTGCCAAAAGAGCTTGCGGGCGCCCCGGTCCGCCAGTCGCGCGGCGGACACGCCCTTGCGTTGCAATGTGCTGATCATCCCGATGCCGCTTCCACGCAGGCTAAGACCTGCCTCCACCGTGCCATCACGCGGCGCCAAGTGTACTGCGTCGAGACCAGTTCTCGCGCCCGGGCACCCATCGCTTGGGCCGCCTGCGGCCGAGCGTGCAGATCGAGGATGGCCTGGGCGAACTGCTGCGGCCGATCGGCGAGCAGGAAATGCTCGTCTGGGCGGACCTCCAGCGCCTCACTCCCCATCGCGGTGGACACCACGGCGCGCCCCATCGCCATGGCCTCGAGCATCTTGTTCTTCAGCCCGCTGCCACTGACCATCGGATTGACCATGATGGGCACTTGCCGCACGAGCCCCGGGAGGTCATCGACGAAACCGGTCACCCTTACGCGCTCGAAGCGCTCGGGCAGCCCGCGGATCCAGGCATCGGCACCGCCGCCCACGAGGTAGCAGGGAATGCCCGCTGCCGCCAAATGCGGGCCGTAGATCTCGTCGATGAACCACTGCACGGCGGAGCGATTCGGCTCGAAGGCCAGGTTACCCCAGAACGCCACCCCTGCCGTGGGGGCGTCGTGGGTGTCGGTGTCCACCTCCAGGAACGCGTCGCTGACGCCGTTGGGGACTACCTCCACCCGGGCGTCTCGATCGAGGGCACGCAGGCGTGATCCATCTGCGGGTGAGATCGTGGTGACCAGGTCGAAGCGCCGGGCCAAGCTCGATTCCTGACGAGCGTATCGCTGCCGCGCCAGCCAGTGCGCTGCGCGGGTGGCGACGGACATGCGGGCACGATGCAGTGCGTATTCGCGTTCCAAGGTGAGGGTGTAGCAGTCGAAGTCATCGAGGACGCGGTGGGGCACGTCGAGTTCTGCCACCAGCTCCGCCACGGTGAGCTTGCCCGCGATCGCCGTCGTCACGTGCTGCTCAGCGATGAAATTCCCTAGGGCCTGTGTGCACAAAGCGAACCAT encodes the following:
- a CDS encoding glycosyltransferase family 4 protein; its protein translation is MSTTPSAPGTVLLVLDALPLPLTEGDRMRSYYLACAIAQAGRCVLAATGGTEAQREALLRDGPFDEILMLPPRPEHGNRRRLLRLDNGHYLRSGWPAWFALCTQALGNFIAEQHVTTAIAGKLTVAELVAELDVPHRVLDDFDCYTLTLEREYALHRARMSVATRAAHWLARQRYARQESSLARRFDLVTTISPADGSRLRALDRDARVEVVPNGVSDAFLEVDTDTHDAPTAGVAFWGNLAFEPNRSAVQWFIDEIYGPHLAAAGIPCYLVGGGADAWIRGLPERFERVRVTGFVDDLPGLVRQVPIMVNPMVSGSGLKNKMLEAMAMGRAVVSTAMGSEALEVRPDEHFLLADRPQQFAQAILDLHARPQAAQAMGARARELVSTQYTWRRVMARWRQVLACVEAASG